In Microbacterium lushaniae, the following are encoded in one genomic region:
- a CDS encoding CocE/NonD family hydrolase, whose translation MVDSRGEVGTPNRRLVDSGVPMTTRDGVTLRSVVHRMADRETQPIVLVRNPYGEPLTRNLPIWALLDRGFAIVIQDCRGTGDSDGEFVPFEGEGPDTADAIEWCGSLPFSDGRVVMYGASYSGMVQFAGAVERPRALAGMIPVVTPDDYQTRLAYRSGAFQMGQLTGWYTMKTLQSLIYRAQHGEDVRDLMGRFFRHAADPYASVGSGALIDAPVLSEVLPTWRRWAAADTTGEYWPSISYRDRRADIEVPALHVGGWFDLFLGGTIANFTCLRSEASTEQARTGQRLIIGPWQHIDQSGTVGDLSFGAAASAAGFGLETAVADFARAAAEGSEVPGAPVRIYVMQAGRWREEQEWPLPGTRWTPWFLDEGGSLSPRAPQGDAGETRYIHDPNDPVPMRGGQSGVFAGGLDGGSEWTAGPRDQRPLDGRSDIVRFTGDELAEDLEVTGPVTVRLFAATDAEDTDFVARLIDVYPDGRAIGVVDGIVRAKFRNGQDEATPVGPNEVVEYEIDLWATSWLFRAGHRLRVDIASSSYPNWDVNAGVLGNNAIVPPEQRRTARQRILHNGVHPSHIVLPVQPVSP comes from the coding sequence GATGACGACGCGCGACGGTGTCACGCTGCGTTCGGTCGTCCACCGGATGGCGGATCGGGAGACCCAGCCGATCGTCCTGGTGCGGAACCCCTACGGGGAGCCGCTGACGCGGAACCTCCCCATCTGGGCCCTCCTTGATCGCGGATTCGCGATCGTGATCCAGGACTGCCGCGGAACGGGTGATTCGGACGGCGAGTTCGTCCCGTTCGAGGGTGAGGGTCCGGACACGGCGGACGCGATCGAGTGGTGCGGTTCGTTGCCCTTCTCGGACGGCCGCGTGGTGATGTACGGGGCGTCGTACTCCGGCATGGTCCAGTTCGCCGGTGCCGTGGAGCGCCCCCGCGCGCTGGCCGGGATGATCCCGGTGGTCACGCCGGATGACTACCAGACGCGGTTGGCCTATCGCTCCGGTGCGTTCCAGATGGGACAGCTCACCGGGTGGTACACCATGAAGACGCTGCAGTCCTTGATCTACCGCGCCCAGCACGGTGAGGACGTGCGCGACCTCATGGGCCGCTTCTTCCGGCATGCCGCCGACCCGTACGCCTCCGTCGGATCGGGTGCGCTCATCGACGCTCCGGTGCTCAGTGAGGTCCTTCCCACGTGGCGCCGGTGGGCAGCTGCCGACACGACCGGGGAGTACTGGCCCTCCATCAGCTACCGTGACCGTCGGGCGGACATCGAAGTGCCCGCGCTCCACGTCGGCGGCTGGTTCGACCTGTTCCTCGGTGGCACGATCGCGAACTTCACGTGTCTCCGCTCCGAGGCCTCGACGGAGCAGGCCCGCACCGGACAGCGCCTCATCATCGGTCCCTGGCAGCACATCGACCAGAGCGGCACCGTCGGCGACCTGAGCTTCGGCGCCGCGGCCTCGGCGGCAGGGTTCGGCTTGGAGACCGCGGTCGCAGACTTCGCGCGCGCGGCCGCCGAGGGGAGCGAGGTGCCCGGGGCCCCCGTTCGCATCTACGTCATGCAGGCTGGGCGTTGGCGCGAGGAGCAGGAGTGGCCCCTTCCGGGAACGCGATGGACGCCCTGGTTCCTCGACGAGGGGGGATCGCTCTCCCCGCGGGCGCCGCAGGGGGACGCCGGCGAGACCCGCTACATCCATGACCCGAACGACCCTGTTCCCATGCGGGGAGGGCAGTCCGGCGTCTTCGCAGGAGGCCTCGATGGCGGCAGCGAATGGACCGCCGGTCCGCGTGACCAACGGCCGCTCGATGGTCGGAGCGACATCGTCCGTTTCACCGGCGACGAACTGGCCGAGGATCTCGAGGTCACGGGGCCGGTGACGGTGCGGCTGTTCGCGGCGACGGATGCCGAGGACACCGACTTCGTCGCTCGTCTCATCGACGTGTACCCCGACGGGCGCGCCATCGGTGTCGTGGACGGGATCGTCCGCGCCAAGTTCCGCAACGGGCAGGATGAGGCGACGCCCGTCGGGCCGAACGAGGTCGTGGAGTACGAGATCGACCTGTGGGCGACGAGCTGGCTGTTCCGGGCGGGGCACCGTCTCCGCGTCGACATCGCCAGTTCGTCCTACCCGAACTGGGATGTCAACGCCGGCGTGCTCGGCAACAACGCGATCGTGCCGCCGGAGCAGCGGCGTACGGCGCGGCAGAGGATCCTGCACAACGGCGTCCATCCGTCTCACATCGTGTTGCCCGTGCAACCCGTTTCTCCCTAG